From a region of the Bacillus oleivorans genome:
- the pheA gene encoding prephenate dehydratase codes for MKIAYLGPEATFTHEAVRTFFPEGDPKAYKTIPDSLDALQRGEVDAAVVPLENALEGSVNITLDYLIHEVHHPIVAELTLPIRQHLMVHPDYANDWESIEKIYSHTQALAQCHRFLHQQFSNIPREEATSTSAAAKKVKEEKERKIGAIANELAAKHHGLQIVKRDIHDSKNNHTRFAIVANHPIPAASKQVKLKSYKTTITVTLPMDEAGTLHQVLSAFAWRKLNLSKIESRPMKTGLGHYYFIIDIEEKWDDVLIPGAIQELEAIGCGVKILGSYPSYSTVTLQSAK; via the coding sequence ATGAAAATCGCCTATTTAGGACCTGAAGCAACATTCACACACGAGGCGGTTCGGACTTTTTTTCCTGAAGGAGATCCAAAAGCCTATAAAACAATTCCAGATTCGCTGGATGCCTTGCAAAGAGGAGAAGTAGATGCAGCTGTTGTGCCGCTAGAGAATGCTTTAGAAGGGTCAGTTAATATTACATTGGATTATCTGATTCATGAAGTCCACCATCCGATTGTGGCTGAGTTAACCCTTCCAATCCGTCAGCATTTAATGGTTCACCCTGATTATGCAAATGATTGGGAAAGTATCGAGAAAATCTATTCACATACGCAAGCATTGGCACAATGTCATCGCTTTTTACATCAGCAATTTTCAAATATTCCGAGGGAAGAAGCGACATCCACTTCGGCAGCAGCCAAAAAGGTAAAAGAGGAGAAAGAGCGGAAAATTGGTGCGATTGCGAATGAACTGGCGGCTAAACATCATGGCCTGCAAATTGTAAAAAGAGATATTCATGATTCGAAAAATAATCATACCCGATTTGCAATCGTAGCCAATCATCCCATTCCAGCGGCTTCCAAACAAGTCAAACTGAAATCATATAAAACTACGATTACTGTTACTCTGCCAATGGATGAAGCAGGAACGCTGCACCAAGTACTGTCTGCTTTTGCCTGGAGAAAGTTAAACTTAAGCAAAATTGAATCTAGACCTATGAAAACAGGACTAGGACATTACTATTTTATTATTGATATTGAGGAAAAATGGGATGACGTATTAATCCCTGGGGCCATTCAGGAATTAGAAGCAATCGGCTGCGGAGTGAAAATTTTAGGGAGCTACCCTTCATACTCAACCGTAACATTGCAATCAGCCAAATGA
- a CDS encoding transcription repressor NadR — protein MSKKMLGAERRNFILNLLKNAKEPLTGSELAKQTNVSRQVIVGDITLLKATNVPIVATSQGYIYVKNEPNTYVERIVACYHTPERTEEELQLIVDFGVTVKDVTIDHPVYGDLKASVMVSNRRDVQLFMENMKKNKASFLLELTEGYHLHTLSAQSEQQLDEAEKALEKAGFLVETIN, from the coding sequence ATGAGTAAAAAAATGTTAGGGGCTGAACGAAGAAACTTTATTTTGAATTTGTTAAAAAACGCGAAGGAGCCTCTTACGGGCAGTGAATTAGCGAAACAAACCAATGTATCACGGCAGGTTATCGTAGGCGACATTACCCTGCTCAAAGCAACGAATGTGCCTATTGTAGCAACGAGTCAAGGTTATATCTATGTTAAAAATGAACCTAATACCTATGTTGAACGGATTGTTGCCTGCTATCATACGCCTGAGCGGACAGAGGAAGAGCTGCAGCTTATTGTCGATTTCGGGGTCACGGTAAAAGACGTAACGATTGATCATCCGGTTTACGGGGATTTAAAAGCATCGGTAATGGTCTCCAATCGAAGGGATGTTCAGCTTTTTATGGAGAATATGAAGAAAAATAAAGCTTCCTTTTTATTAGAACTAACAGAAGGATACCACCTCCATACATTATCCGCACAGAGTGAGCAGCAGCTCGATGAAGCGGAAAAGGCCCTTGAGAAAGCAGGCTTTTTAGTAGAAACGATAAATTAA
- a CDS encoding phosphotransferase, whose product MSKNHKSKLSGDDPSHNRLLSFFQANLDEPIKKIHRVRDHIYKIETDLTMYVGKGFSNKASFKKQKWLTKRLQKAGFKKTYQFLKTDMNKGYHYKGKYYGILTWIEHGHPVFRFNSIENCEAGIILLNEFHDHTKKVLAEGNPHFATTNYYQKWVDRFQQFKRNIHIVETLVPSPVIDDILKWGRESLKMIEHRSPQEKNELVILHGDVAHHNFIRTENNDLFLIDFDLSSAGNPIHDYLQYANRILPFLHWDLNHLTNLPVISQYLRDPYFLKALMYPTDIYREWNRAIKQRLLGQEKWIHNLLNATIEQFEQRSNFFDSLQNMVK is encoded by the coding sequence ATGAGCAAGAACCACAAGTCTAAGTTATCAGGAGACGATCCCAGTCATAATCGTCTCCTTTCCTTTTTTCAGGCAAATTTAGATGAGCCCATAAAAAAAATCCATCGAGTCAGGGACCATATTTATAAAATTGAGACCGATCTAACGATGTATGTAGGGAAGGGATTTTCCAATAAAGCTTCATTTAAAAAACAAAAATGGTTAACGAAAAGACTTCAAAAGGCAGGCTTCAAAAAAACTTATCAATTTCTAAAAACTGATATGAATAAAGGCTATCATTATAAGGGGAAATACTATGGGATTCTTACTTGGATCGAACACGGTCACCCAGTTTTCCGTTTTAATTCAATTGAAAATTGTGAAGCGGGAATCATACTGCTCAATGAATTTCATGACCATACTAAAAAAGTATTAGCGGAAGGGAATCCGCATTTTGCAACAACCAATTATTATCAAAAATGGGTGGATCGCTTTCAGCAATTTAAACGTAATATCCATATAGTAGAAACCTTAGTTCCATCTCCGGTAATCGATGATATTTTAAAATGGGGCAGGGAATCTTTAAAAATGATTGAACATCGTTCACCACAGGAAAAAAATGAACTAGTTATTCTTCATGGCGATGTAGCCCACCATAACTTCATCCGTACTGAAAACAATGACCTGTTTCTTATTGACTTTGACTTATCTTCAGCAGGAAACCCTATTCATGATTACCTGCAATATGCCAATCGCATTTTGCCATTCCTGCATTGGGACTTAAATCATTTAACAAATCTCCCAGTTATCTCACAATATCTTCGGGACCCTTATTTTTTAAAGGCACTTATGTATCCGACAGACATATACCGAGAATGGAATCGAGCCATAAAACAGAGATTATTGGGGCAAGAAAAATGGATTCATAACTTACTAAACGCAACCATAGAGCAATTTGAACAAAGATCAAATTTTTTTGACTCCCTTCAAAATATGGTAAAATAG
- the nadE gene encoding NAD(+) synthase, which produces MEEKVNHLVSWLQLKVKEANANGAIVGISGGIDSAVVTHLIKRAFPNDSFGLIMPCKSNPRDQEDALKVVESSEIDYRIIDLSETHTVLMDQIKKQIAEAGTWNDERAKLGEANTKARLRMTTLYAVANNYGYIVVGTDNAAEWHTGYFTKYGDGGVDLVPLVHLTKGEVREMAKYLGVPDDVINKAPSAGLWEGQTDENEMGTTYDMIDAYLRGETIPEKDRQIIEKMHAMSEHKRHLAAAPPKF; this is translated from the coding sequence ATGGAAGAAAAAGTGAATCATTTAGTATCTTGGCTCCAATTAAAGGTAAAAGAAGCCAATGCAAATGGAGCAATTGTGGGTATTAGCGGCGGAATTGACTCTGCGGTGGTTACACATTTAATTAAACGTGCATTTCCCAACGATTCATTCGGTTTAATTATGCCTTGTAAAAGTAATCCTCGTGATCAGGAGGATGCACTCAAGGTAGTGGAGAGCAGTGAAATTGATTACCGCATCATTGACTTATCCGAGACTCATACTGTTTTAATGGATCAAATCAAAAAGCAGATCGCCGAGGCAGGTACCTGGAATGATGAACGTGCTAAATTAGGGGAAGCTAATACGAAAGCAAGACTCCGTATGACTACGTTATATGCTGTTGCCAACAACTATGGCTATATAGTGGTCGGAACTGACAATGCGGCTGAATGGCATACCGGATACTTTACTAAATATGGTGATGGCGGAGTAGATTTGGTTCCTCTTGTTCACTTAACTAAAGGTGAAGTTAGAGAAATGGCAAAATATCTTGGTGTACCAGATGATGTGATCAATAAAGCGCCAAGTGCAGGACTATGGGAAGGTCAAACCGATGAAAATGAAATGGGCACAACTTACGATATGATTGATGCTTATTTAAGGGGAGAAACGATTCCTGAAAAAGACCGTCAAATTATTGAAAAAATGCATGCTATGTCTGAACATAAGCGACATCTGGCAGCTGCACCCCCTAAATTTTAA
- a CDS encoding YhcN/YlaJ family sporulation lipoprotein has translation MNRKIVSIPLTCLILAGVTACTTNPNGGETAQNDPFQRVGFYSNQDGGFMNNHRGPAQGLYNDPTLNRGQNKIEDYTYSDTDYNYHNHINNPEWMTQRPYFERYNGELANEISNRVGEVQHVRHVRTIVYNDTIFLGVQIDDPVHKDQVVHTVREAVIPYQDGRKIVVITDPKEFFRMREVDNKMRDGKNVDEINRELEELFSTYLPNEQETAE, from the coding sequence TTGAACCGAAAAATTGTAAGTATCCCTCTAACATGTCTCATACTTGCAGGGGTTACCGCTTGTACCACCAACCCAAATGGTGGTGAAACGGCTCAGAACGACCCCTTCCAGCGAGTCGGGTTTTATTCAAATCAAGACGGCGGATTTATGAATAACCACCGTGGTCCTGCGCAAGGATTATATAACGATCCTACATTAAACCGCGGTCAGAACAAGATTGAGGATTATACCTATTCAGATACAGATTATAATTACCATAATCATATTAATAATCCTGAATGGATGACGCAAAGACCTTATTTTGAAAGGTATAATGGTGAATTAGCCAATGAAATTTCTAACCGGGTTGGGGAGGTACAGCATGTCCGGCATGTTCGTACCATAGTATATAATGATACGATTTTCCTCGGAGTGCAGATTGATGACCCAGTTCACAAGGATCAAGTTGTTCATACAGTTAGGGAAGCCGTGATTCCATACCAGGATGGAAGAAAAATTGTTGTCATAACTGATCCAAAAGAATTTTTCCGAATGCGGGAAGTAGACAATAAAATGCGGGATGGTAAAAATGTGGATGAGATAAATCGTGAATTAGAGGAGCTTTTTTCCACTTATTTACCCAATGAACAGGAAACTGCAGAATAA
- a CDS encoding intercompartmental signaling factor BofC gives MTLHLRIVILFLLVTAAYGLVFFGNHSFRNEEAQAVQATAREMKPLVVKVILERNYIDGETSEEVVYEKILAMEDFWSKYKDWQLVDMKAGIVKFKKDIDDISPLLKSNGYFGVTNDGVLSIFNGLPSKERVIQSFFQLDMKKLESIERKKLEKGIRISSKDQYVEVLNVFRNYSKE, from the coding sequence ATGACACTTCATCTGCGTATAGTTATTCTCTTTTTACTTGTAACCGCAGCATATGGACTTGTATTTTTCGGTAACCATTCTTTCAGAAATGAGGAAGCGCAAGCGGTTCAAGCTACAGCAAGAGAAATGAAGCCATTAGTGGTTAAGGTCATTTTGGAAAGAAACTATATCGATGGTGAAACTAGCGAAGAGGTTGTTTACGAAAAAATACTAGCGATGGAAGATTTCTGGAGTAAATATAAAGATTGGCAATTAGTCGATATGAAAGCAGGAATAGTTAAGTTTAAAAAGGATATAGATGATATTTCTCCCCTCCTTAAATCTAATGGGTACTTTGGGGTTACTAACGATGGGGTGTTATCGATTTTTAATGGCTTACCGAGTAAAGAGCGAGTTATCCAATCTTTTTTTCAGCTTGATATGAAAAAGCTAGAAAGCATCGAAAGGAAAAAGCTTGAAAAGGGAATTCGCATATCATCGAAAGATCAATACGTGGAAGTTCTGAATGTGTTCAGAAATTATTCAAAGGAATGA
- the ruvA gene encoding Holliday junction branch migration protein RuvA, protein MYEYLNGTIVNIEPEYIVVDVNGVGYQVMTPNPYRFSKGQIKVYTFLYVREEIQSLYGFISKEEQKLFKQLLNVTGIGPKGALAVLAATSPNEVAAAIETEDEKFLTKFPGVGKKTARQMILDLKGKLKGFEISTHPTAEKRTSKKSDSYDELEEAVLALKALGYSDKELSKIKQELEKLERLTTDLYVKKGLQMLMAKG, encoded by the coding sequence ATGTATGAATATTTAAATGGAACAATTGTAAATATTGAACCAGAATATATTGTGGTCGATGTGAATGGGGTTGGTTATCAAGTTATGACACCTAATCCATATCGCTTCTCTAAAGGGCAAATTAAGGTTTATACTTTTCTTTACGTAAGAGAGGAAATTCAGTCTTTATACGGATTTATCAGTAAGGAAGAACAAAAGTTATTTAAGCAGCTATTAAATGTAACAGGGATTGGGCCTAAAGGGGCATTAGCCGTATTGGCAGCTACTTCACCAAATGAAGTCGCCGCTGCGATCGAAACGGAGGATGAAAAGTTTTTAACAAAGTTTCCTGGTGTCGGTAAGAAAACTGCCCGGCAAATGATATTAGACTTAAAAGGGAAACTCAAAGGTTTTGAAATAAGTACTCATCCAACTGCAGAAAAAAGGACAAGCAAAAAGTCAGATTCATATGATGAACTCGAAGAAGCTGTATTGGCCTTAAAGGCGTTAGGATATTCAGATAAAGAGTTAAGTAAAATTAAGCAGGAATTAGAAAAACTGGAGCGCTTAACAACTGATCTGTATGTAAAAAAAGGTTTACAAATGCTGATGGCTAAAGGGTGA
- the ruvB gene encoding Holliday junction branch migration DNA helicase RuvB: MENRIVSDIVSPEDVSLELSVRPSSFEHYIGQEQVKHNLKIFIEAAKIREESLDHVLLYGPPGLGKTTLASIIASEMSVQLKTTSGPAIERAGDLAAILTSLAPGDVLFIDEIHRLNRAVEEVLYSAMEDFCLDIVIGRGEGARSVRIDLPPFTLVGATTRAGALSAPLRDRFGVLCRLEYYETKDLAKIITRTAEIFGIEVIEPAAFEIAKRSRGTPRIANRLLRRVRDFAQVQGNDCIDLDITNNALDQLQVDKQGLDHIDHKLLLSMIEKYRGGPVGVETISATIGEEVTTVEEVYEPYLLQIGFIQRTPRGRVVTELAYRHFKMEVPKD; encoded by the coding sequence GTGGAAAATCGAATTGTTTCAGATATTGTCAGCCCAGAGGATGTATCACTTGAGTTAAGCGTCCGTCCCTCTAGCTTTGAACATTACATAGGACAAGAACAGGTTAAACATAATTTAAAGATTTTTATTGAAGCTGCGAAAATAAGGGAAGAATCATTAGATCATGTCCTGTTATATGGTCCTCCGGGTCTTGGAAAGACAACATTAGCAAGCATTATTGCTTCAGAGATGAGCGTCCAATTAAAAACTACTTCTGGTCCGGCGATTGAAAGAGCCGGTGATTTAGCAGCGATTCTCACCTCTTTAGCCCCTGGAGATGTATTATTTATTGATGAAATTCATCGTTTGAATCGGGCAGTTGAAGAGGTATTATACAGTGCAATGGAAGATTTTTGTCTCGATATTGTAATCGGTAGAGGAGAAGGTGCACGCTCTGTGCGAATTGATCTCCCTCCCTTTACATTAGTAGGAGCAACAACTCGGGCCGGGGCACTGTCCGCTCCTTTAAGAGACCGATTTGGGGTTCTTTGCCGGTTAGAGTATTATGAAACAAAGGATTTGGCTAAAATCATAACAAGAACAGCAGAAATTTTTGGGATTGAGGTCATTGAACCTGCTGCCTTTGAAATAGCCAAAAGATCAAGGGGAACTCCGCGAATAGCAAATCGCCTACTGCGCAGGGTCCGTGATTTTGCTCAAGTGCAAGGGAACGATTGTATTGATCTCGATATAACCAACAATGCACTCGATCAGCTTCAAGTTGATAAACAAGGACTAGATCATATTGATCATAAACTGCTGCTCAGCATGATTGAAAAATATAGAGGCGGTCCTGTCGGAGTCGAAACAATTTCCGCCACGATCGGGGAAGAAGTAACAACGGTTGAGGAAGTCTATGAACCGTATTTATTGCAAATTGGATTTATACAAAGAACGCCAAGAGGACGTGTCGTAACAGAATTAGCCTATCGTCATTTTAAGATGGAGGTGCCAAAGGATTGA
- a CDS encoding DUF2905 domain-containing protein — MTLGAVLFIVGLLFYFFKLGKLPGDIVIKKGNTTFYFPIVTSILVSIILSLIFYFLRRF; from the coding sequence ATGACATTAGGTGCTGTATTATTTATCGTCGGACTTCTGTTTTATTTCTTTAAGCTTGGGAAACTTCCCGGTGATATCGTGATTAAGAAAGGAAACACTACCTTTTATTTTCCTATTGTTACATCCATCTTAGTTAGTATTATATTATCTCTTATATTTTATTTTTTACGAAGATTTTAG
- the queA gene encoding tRNA preQ1(34) S-adenosylmethionine ribosyltransferase-isomerase QueA, with protein MKVDEFDFNLPPELIAQTPLEHREESRLMVLNKRTGAIEHRIFRDIINYLNPGDCLVLNDTRVLPARLYGVKEDTGAKVEVLLLKEVGSNQWETLVKPGKKVKPGTTLSFGNGLLRAECIGTTEFGGRIFKFLYEGIFYEILDQLGEMPLPPYITEQLEDKDRYQTVYAKHEGSAAAPTAGLHFTELLLDEIQKKGVHIAFITLHVGLGTFRPVQVEDINKHQMHSEFYQMTEETAQLLNRVKQAGGRIISVGTTSTRTLETIAQKNNGHFEADSGWTDIFIYPGFVFKGIDGMITNFHLPKSTLIMLVSALASRDFIMKAYEEAVKERYRFFSFGDAMLIHEGSTGIDTTN; from the coding sequence ATGAAGGTAGATGAGTTTGATTTTAACCTCCCGCCAGAATTAATAGCGCAAACTCCATTAGAACACAGAGAAGAAAGCAGACTAATGGTTTTAAATAAAAGAACTGGCGCAATAGAACACCGCATCTTTCGAGATATTATTAACTATCTGAATCCGGGTGATTGTTTAGTATTGAATGATACAAGGGTTCTGCCGGCACGGCTTTATGGAGTCAAAGAAGACACAGGTGCCAAGGTAGAAGTTCTCTTATTAAAGGAAGTTGGCTCTAATCAATGGGAAACATTAGTTAAACCCGGGAAAAAAGTGAAACCTGGAACCACCCTATCCTTTGGTAATGGGCTCTTGCGTGCAGAATGTATTGGGACAACTGAGTTTGGCGGGCGTATTTTTAAATTTTTATATGAAGGAATTTTTTATGAGATTTTGGATCAATTAGGTGAAATGCCGCTTCCGCCTTATATTACGGAGCAATTAGAGGATAAAGACCGATACCAGACTGTATACGCGAAACACGAGGGGTCTGCTGCCGCACCAACAGCCGGCCTGCATTTTACCGAACTGCTGTTAGACGAAATTCAAAAAAAAGGTGTTCACATTGCCTTTATTACCCTTCACGTTGGATTGGGGACTTTTCGACCAGTTCAAGTGGAAGATATTAATAAACATCAAATGCATTCAGAATTTTACCAAATGACAGAGGAAACGGCGCAGCTGTTAAATCGGGTAAAACAAGCGGGAGGAAGAATCATTTCTGTTGGCACCACTTCAACCCGAACATTAGAAACCATTGCGCAAAAAAATAACGGTCATTTTGAGGCAGACTCAGGCTGGACCGATATATTTATTTATCCCGGATTTGTTTTTAAAGGGATTGATGGCATGATTACCAACTTTCATTTGCCAAAGTCGACATTAATCATGCTGGTGAGTGCGCTCGCTAGCCGCGATTTTATAATGAAAGCATATGAGGAAGCCGTGAAAGAGCGCTATCGCTTCTTTAGCTTTGGCGATGCTATGCTGATTCATGAAGGGAGTACAGGCATTGACACTACCAATTAG
- the tgt gene encoding tRNA guanosine(34) transglycosylase Tgt, which produces MKGVQALTLPIRYEFIKACKQSGARLGILHTPHGSFETPMFMPVGTLATVKTMSPEDLKEMGAGVILSNTYHLWLRPGEDIVKGAGGLHGFMNWDQGILTDSGGFQVFSLSDMRRIEEEGVHFRNHLNGDRLFLSPEKAMEIQNALGSDIMMAFDECPPYPATFEYMKKSVERTSRWAERCLKAHKRKDVQGLFGIVQGGEYQELRELSAKDLVSLDFPGYAVGGLSVGEPKDVMNRVLEFTTPLLPADKPRYLMGVGSADSLIDGSIRGIDMFDCVLPTRIARNGTLMTSNGRLNIKNAKFERDYGPLDEHCDCYTCRNYSRAYIRHLIKANETFGIRLTTYHNLYFLLNLMKQVRQAIREDRLLDFREEFFEQYGFNRPNAKNF; this is translated from the coding sequence ATGAAGGGAGTACAGGCATTGACACTACCAATTAGATACGAATTTATAAAGGCGTGTAAACAATCCGGTGCACGTTTAGGAATCTTACATACTCCGCATGGTTCCTTTGAAACACCAATGTTTATGCCAGTGGGGACATTGGCAACCGTTAAAACAATGTCTCCGGAAGATTTAAAGGAGATGGGTGCTGGCGTTATTTTAAGTAACACATACCATCTTTGGCTTAGACCGGGAGAGGACATTGTAAAAGGAGCAGGAGGTCTTCACGGGTTTATGAATTGGGATCAGGGAATCTTAACAGATTCGGGCGGATTCCAGGTTTTTAGTTTAAGTGATATGAGAAGGATTGAGGAAGAAGGCGTTCACTTTAGAAATCATTTAAATGGAGACCGCCTATTCCTATCACCTGAAAAAGCAATGGAAATCCAAAATGCACTTGGTTCAGACATTATGATGGCGTTTGATGAATGTCCGCCATACCCGGCAACCTTTGAATACATGAAAAAGTCAGTCGAACGTACAAGCAGATGGGCGGAAAGGTGTCTAAAAGCACATAAGCGCAAAGATGTACAAGGGCTTTTTGGGATTGTTCAAGGTGGAGAATATCAGGAGTTAAGAGAGCTAAGCGCGAAGGATTTAGTATCATTAGATTTTCCAGGCTACGCGGTAGGGGGACTTTCTGTAGGTGAGCCAAAGGATGTTATGAATCGGGTATTAGAATTTACCACTCCCCTTCTTCCAGCCGATAAACCGCGCTATCTGATGGGAGTAGGAAGTGCTGATTCTTTAATTGACGGTTCAATCCGGGGAATCGACATGTTTGATTGTGTCCTTCCGACAAGGATTGCCCGCAACGGTACGCTTATGACAAGCAATGGTCGGCTAAATATAAAAAATGCAAAATTCGAAAGAGATTATGGTCCATTAGACGAGCATTGTGACTGTTATACATGCCGGAATTATTCACGTGCCTATATCAGGCATTTAATAAAAGCGAATGAAACGTTTGGAATTAGACTTACTACTTATCATAATCTGTATTTTCTGCTAAACTTAATGAAGCAGGTAAGACAAGCCATTCGTGAAGACCGTCTCCTTGATTTTCGGGAGGAGTTTTTCGAACAGTATGGTTTTAATCGTCCCAATGCGAAAAATTTTTAA
- the yajC gene encoding preprotein translocase subunit YajC, giving the protein MESLAGLLPIILMFVLFYFLLIRPQQKRQKSVQQMQRDLQKGDKVVTIGGLHGFVDAIDEGQIVIKCGDGSRLTYDRAAVREVVEKAKSPSLDK; this is encoded by the coding sequence ATGGAATCTCTTGCAGGTTTATTACCGATTATTTTAATGTTTGTATTATTTTATTTCCTGCTAATCCGTCCACAGCAAAAACGTCAAAAGTCGGTTCAGCAAATGCAACGTGACCTTCAAAAAGGGGATAAGGTTGTAACAATTGGGGGCCTACATGGCTTTGTTGATGCAATTGACGAAGGACAAATTGTCATTAAATGTGGAGATGGAAGCCGTCTTACATACGATCGTGCAGCAGTACGCGAAGTGGTCGAGAAAGCAAAATCACCAAGTTTAGACAAATAA
- a CDS encoding TIGR04086 family membrane protein, with protein METKKLSQAIFYGVLTIFIFALITSLIFSLLLRFTSLQEHSLQYVITGITFLAMFIGGFISGGKGKERGWLSGGLTGVFFTFIILLFQYLGYDSMFTLRELVYHLCFIITSMMGGILGVNVTSSRA; from the coding sequence ATCGAAACTAAAAAATTAAGTCAGGCCATATTTTATGGTGTATTAACAATATTTATTTTTGCGCTCATAACAAGTCTGATCTTTTCTCTTTTATTAAGATTTACCTCACTTCAAGAACATTCATTACAATATGTAATCACAGGGATTACCTTTTTAGCGATGTTTATCGGCGGTTTTATTTCTGGAGGAAAAGGAAAGGAAAGAGGCTGGTTATCAGGCGGTTTAACAGGTGTCTTTTTCACGTTCATTATCCTCTTATTCCAATACTTAGGGTATGATTCTATGTTCACATTAAGGGAATTAGTATACCACTTATGCTTTATCATCACATCGATGATGGGCGGGATTTTAGGCGTAAATGTGACGTCCAGCAGGGCATAA
- a CDS encoding DUF421 domain-containing protein: MDEYIVVVLRTLLIYFAIIVIFRLMGKREIGELSILDLVVFIMIAELAVLAIEDTSTPILLQLLPMVLLLAVQVLLAYISLKSVRFRQIVDGQPAIIINKGKIDEVSMKKHRYNFDDLLLQLREKDIRNISDVDFAILEPSGKLSIFTKDDNLEKADFTLPLIIDGLIQEENLEVISRSKKWLLEKLKAKGYTDLKKISFCSYQNGEFFIDEKDEITPGK, translated from the coding sequence TTGGATGAATACATCGTGGTTGTACTGCGAACGCTCCTCATTTACTTCGCGATCATTGTGATCTTTCGACTAATGGGGAAAAGAGAGATTGGCGAGCTAAGTATATTAGATCTCGTTGTCTTTATTATGATTGCTGAGTTAGCAGTCTTAGCCATAGAAGATACATCTACACCGATACTTTTACAGTTACTGCCGATGGTTCTTTTATTAGCTGTTCAAGTTCTTCTTGCCTATATATCTTTAAAAAGTGTGCGGTTCCGCCAAATAGTCGATGGTCAGCCGGCTATCATTATTAATAAAGGCAAGATTGATGAGGTGTCTATGAAAAAGCATCGGTATAATTTTGATGACTTGCTCTTGCAGCTGAGGGAAAAAGATATTCGAAACATATCAGATGTTGATTTTGCAATTTTAGAACCATCAGGCAAGTTATCGATTTTTACAAAGGACGACAATCTGGAGAAGGCTGATTTTACCCTTCCATTAATCATTGATGGATTAATTCAAGAAGAAAATTTAGAAGTGATCAGTCGATCGAAAAAATGGCTGCTTGAAAAGCTAAAAGCCAAAGGATATACAGATTTAAAGAAAATCTCCTTTTGCAGCTACCAAAACGGTGAGTTTTTTATTGATGAAAAGGATGAAATAACGCCCGGTAAATAA